In Mycolicibacterium nivoides, the DNA window TTGCCGAACCCGGGCGAGCGCCCGGTGACTTGGCAGTGGGCAGACATCGGTCTCCTTCGGATGGGGTAGCCTTACGATAATGATAATCGTTTTCAACAACAACTTCACCGGGAGGTGCAGTGCGAACCCCTGTGGTGCTGATCGCCGGTCAAGGTGACAGCGACGGCGTAGCAGAAGAACTGGGCCGCAGGCCGGGAACCGTGCTGGTGCGCCACACCTTTGACGGCCAGGTGGTCCTGCGGACCGTGTCCGACGGCGGCGGGACATCCGAACTGGCCCTGGAGCTGGCCCACGGTTGCGTGACCTGCACGGTCCGCGACGACCTGCTGATCCTGTTGCGGCGCCTGAGCCGGCGCGGCGACGTGGAGCGCATCGTCGTGCAGTTGATGCCCTGGCTGGAGGCCGAGCCGGCGTGCTGGGCGATCAACACCGTCCGGGTCCACGTCGGGCCCGGTTACCTCGACGGGCCAGCCGCCCGCGACGTGAGCATCGAGGCGGTCATCGCAAGCCTGGACGCCTCGGTCTGGCTGGAACAGTCCGTCGGCGACGAGGAGCTGCCCGACGGGCGCACTGTCGCCCAGGTGGTCGTCGGTCAGGCCGAGTTCGCCGACATGCTGGTGCTCAACGAGCCCGACGCCACCACACTGGCGGTGCTGCGCCGGCTCGCACCCCGCGCCCGCATCACCGTGGGCCCCGACCAGGTGGAGCTCGGCCTGGCACACCTGGAACCGAACAGTCCGCGCGGGCGCACCGCGACACCGCACGATCCGCTCCTGGCCGGTGAACCGCCGCTGGAACCCGACGACGAGGTCATCATCGTCGAATTCGCCGCGCGCCGACCGTTTCACCCGCTACGCCTGCACTCCGCCGTCGATCTCCTGCTCGACGGCGTGGTGCGCACCCGTGGGCGGGCCTGGCTGGCCAACCGGCCCGCCGACGTCATGTGGATCGAATCCGCCGGCGGCGGAATGCATTTCAGCAATGCCGGAAAATGGCTGGCGGCAATGGATTCCACCGAGCGGGCCTACACCGACCCCGAACGCCTGGCGATGGCCGCGATCGACTGGCATCACCAGTTCGGTGATCGCCACATCTCTCTGACGGTACTGGTCTGTGGAGCCAGGCCCGGCGAGGTCATCGAGGCGCTGCGCGGCGCGCTGCTCACCGACGACGAGCTGGCGCGGCCCGAGCAGTGGGCCGATTACCCCGACCCGTTCGGGGATTGGCACGAAGAACCCTGCCAGCCCGGAATCGACGAACCCGCCACGTCCGTCCGTCAGGAAGCCCGCCAGGAAGGGGAATCCCAGTGAAATCCGACATCCACCCCGACTATCACCCCGTGGTGTTCCAGGACGCAGCGACCGGCACCAAATTTCTCACCCGGTCGACCGCGACCAGTGAGCGCACCATCGAGTGGCCCACCCCGGACGGAATCCAGACCTACCCGCTGATCGTCGTCGACGTCACCAGTGATTCGCATCCGTTCTGGACCGGCTCCGCACGCCATATCGACTCGGCCGGGCAGGTGGAGAAGTTCCGCCGTCGCTACGGATAGGCCGGCCCTAGGGTGGGGCCATGCGGCTCAAGCCTGGCAGACCCGACCTGGCCCCCTATGCGCGGTTCTTCGACGCACCGTCGGCCACACCGCAATCCCCGGTCACGGTGACGTGGGCCGGGGTCAGCACGCTCCTGGTCGACGACGGCTCCTCGGCCCTCCTCACCGATGGGTTCTTCTCCCGGCCCGCGCTGTCGAGCGTCGTCCTGGGCAAGCTGGCGCCGTCACTGCCCCGCATCGATGGCAGCCTGGCCCGCCTCGGCGTCGACAAGCTCGAAGCCGTGCTGCCGGTCCACACCCACTTCGACCACGCCATGGACTCGGCCGTCGTGGCCGAGCGCACCGGTGCCCGACTGGTGGGCGGTACCTCGACCGCCCAGGTCGGTGCCGGCGGTGGCCTGGCTCCCGACCGGATCGTCACGGTCACCCCGGGCGAAGCCGTCACCCTCGGAGCGTTTCAGGTGACGCTCTTCGAGTCAGAGCACTGCCCACCGGACCGCTTCCCCGGCACCATCACCGCGCCTGTCGTGCCGCCGGTGAAGGCCTCTGCGTACAAATGCGGTGAGGCCTGGTCGACCCTGGTACACCACCGGCCCAGCGACCGCAGCCTGCTGATCGTCGGCAGCGCCGGCGCTGTGCCCGGCGCACTGGACGGGCAGCACGCCGAGGTGGTCTACCTCGGGATCGGCCAACTGGGGTTGCAGTCCGAGCAGTACCTGGAGAGCTACTGGGCCGACACCGTGCGCACCGTGGGCGCGCGCCGAGTGGTGCTGATCCACTGGGACGACTTCTTCCGGCCGCTGCACAAACCGTTGCGCGCACTGCCGTACGCCGGTGACGACCTGGACGTCTCCATGCGGGTGCTGACCCGGCTGGCCGAACGGGACGCGGTGAGCCTGCACCTGCCGGCGCTGTGGCAGCGCGCCGACCCGTGGGTCAGTTGAGCCGCTGAAACCACGGCGGCAACGGCAGGCCCAGCTCCGCCAGCACACCACGCAGCCGCGTCGGGTAATCGGTGATGAGACCGTCGACGCCGTCCGCGATCAGCGCCCGCATGGCCGCCGGCTCGTTCACCGTCCACGGAGTCACCTTGAGGTCCAGCGTGTGTGCCCGCTCCACGAATCCCCGGTCCACCAGCCGGTACTGGGGTGAGAGCACCGTGGCGCCCACCGATACCGCGCCGGCGATCGGA includes these proteins:
- a CDS encoding type B 50S ribosomal protein L31, which codes for MKSDIHPDYHPVVFQDAATGTKFLTRSTATSERTIEWPTPDGIQTYPLIVVDVTSDSHPFWTGSARHIDSAGQVEKFRRRYG
- the mrf gene encoding ribosome hibernation factor-recruiting GTPase MRF, with the protein product MRTPVVLIAGQGDSDGVAEELGRRPGTVLVRHTFDGQVVLRTVSDGGGTSELALELAHGCVTCTVRDDLLILLRRLSRRGDVERIVVQLMPWLEAEPACWAINTVRVHVGPGYLDGPAARDVSIEAVIASLDASVWLEQSVGDEELPDGRTVAQVVVGQAEFADMLVLNEPDATTLAVLRRLAPRARITVGPDQVELGLAHLEPNSPRGRTATPHDPLLAGEPPLEPDDEVIIVEFAARRPFHPLRLHSAVDLLLDGVVRTRGRAWLANRPADVMWIESAGGGMHFSNAGKWLAAMDSTERAYTDPERLAMAAIDWHHQFGDRHISLTVLVCGARPGEVIEALRGALLTDDELARPEQWADYPDPFGDWHEEPCQPGIDEPATSVRQEARQEGESQ
- a CDS encoding MBL fold metallo-hydrolase; translated protein: MRLKPGRPDLAPYARFFDAPSATPQSPVTVTWAGVSTLLVDDGSSALLTDGFFSRPALSSVVLGKLAPSLPRIDGSLARLGVDKLEAVLPVHTHFDHAMDSAVVAERTGARLVGGTSTAQVGAGGGLAPDRIVTVTPGEAVTLGAFQVTLFESEHCPPDRFPGTITAPVVPPVKASAYKCGEAWSTLVHHRPSDRSLLIVGSAGAVPGALDGQHAEVVYLGIGQLGLQSEQYLESYWADTVRTVGARRVVLIHWDDFFRPLHKPLRALPYAGDDLDVSMRVLTRLAERDAVSLHLPALWQRADPWVS